The genomic segment GAACTTCATGAGTATTGTCTTCATCAAAAGTCACTGTTGTACGATAGCTATGTTGTGGGCGTAAAACGCTATCAGCTTCCTTGCCTTCTTCTGCCTAGCCATTTTGCCATAATTGTAATGGAAAAAATTGAAGCACTAGATATTTACATGTACCTACAAATCTTGCTTGTCTTTCTTCATTGCATTTCAGTTCCCGTTCTCTTCTAAGTCTGTCACGTTCCCCTTGACTCTCCTTTCTTTTTCTGAGCCTCTTTTCTCTTTCACTTGTAGTTTCAACACTTCTTGGCCATTGCACGAGAATGTGCCATGTGCAGAagccaaaaaaaaaaacgagAACGTGCCACATGCATGAGAACATGCGGTGTACGCTTTTGCGCACGTGGCAGTTGATTGATTTCCATGTTCTTTGTGTAAACTTTAGGTTATATGACAGTCCATGGTCGAATCGACTACCGCCAGTGTGGAGCTTGCTCAGGCTCATCCCTATAATCTTATTTACTGATTGGCACTATCAACTGATTACCTTGTATGTACTACTAGTAGAGAAGCAACTGTTCAGTTCACattatttgtaaataatttatcAAACTGAGGAACATAGCCATTGACCAACTGTATGTGAGGAATTCACTTGTGTAACACTGAACAGGATATTGTTAATACTCCAAGGATCAAAACTTTCAATGACAGATTAATCTATGTACTGAGTATAACTTTGCTACAACTTCTTTGTGTTATGCATTCCTCTTGTCCTGAAGCCCTCATGCCAACCGGGGTTCTAGTTACTGGGATAAATGGATCCTTTTAGTTACGTAATCACGCATCTTGAAGTTTTGTTAATTGTTCAAGTTGTTGATCTGTAGCATGAGGCTAGTAAACTACTTCTTGATGCCATTCCTTTACACATGCGTTTGAAAAAACTCAAAAGATGTACATATAATTTATTTGACATGTCCATATTTGGCAAGTGTGACCTCTGACCGTATATACATCCTCCATGTAGTAGTCTATCATATAtaaattgttattgttattccTGGACTAGACACTGCCATATTTGGAATAAACCTGTAATTGTTATCATGATTGCACTGCTAGAGTAAATTTTGTCAGCGGTCttgttattattgtattgttCAGTTGTTTCCACTTTCACTGCTGTGTACTTCATTCATAGGTTTTTATAAAAACAAGGCATCATTAGGCTTCTCTTGATGGGTTTAACAAATCAAACATGTGGATTGTTCTGCAAGCGCTTTGTTCAAAACTTATGGTAATATTTGCTGTTCGTCTTGGCCTTCTTCGTTTGttgatgaactcttgatttACAAATTACAAAAGTGAGATCAATAAATTCTTTTCAGCCATAGTAGTGTATTACATCTAGCAATACTCCACTGGTTCAGACGAGGGATCGTTAAATTTGACAGAATCAGGAATGATATTTTAAACGGGATTTCAAGATTTCCATATTATCTTTGATTATCATTAACTAGTCCAGATTTTAGCAGCAATTTACAACATTTCAGGCCAGGTTTCTTGTGGGTCTTTCGGATTTCTTGGGTCTTTAAATTAATGAGCGTTCACAGATCATGTGCTATAATATGAGTGTGTTATAAAAGCTAATGCCCGGGTCCATGTGTTGTCACACAAAGACTAAGTTACTACACTATTTGCCATTGCTTGTTTTGTACAAATTGGAGCCAAAGCTACTGTAAGTTGTTCATTAGGCACaaattgtatttatataccTGGTGTGTGTGCtgatcagcgttgaaaccgggtcactactgctgacccggatgacccactgacccggatgtgacccggattgaattaagccgaggcgcgcgataagagctatgtttcggtattctcgagcgagcgagactacgttttgagcgttcgattcgtgttgagtaaacgagtagttatgtgataactaagccggtaagtttataatttaaaatcagtcagtgggtttggttccacgtaactactgtgagtttacagacagcaattgggtgtggcttcatacatacttagtattgcaatttcccaatatattaaaatgggtgtggctcacaaaagtacttaacatcctgctgcaagactagacctagactatatacaactcatacattaatcgattagtaggcgtggctccacgtaagcttgcagacagaaacggacacagtttaatgctacagactgcacttactaataaatgggcgtggctgagcgtatgtttgtaacgcgataagtgggcgtggctcatgaaagagctactcgactagcgtttataggttccacgtcgtcaaacgatcaatttcgtttctcacgtgatccaatccgggtcagacccggataatttgtaaaccgggtcagacccggatgacccggagaaaatgtgacccggatgacccggatgacccgacccggtttcaacgctggtgctGATAGAAGTGATAATCATGATAGAAAACAGGATAAGGCAGTAAAGTGTTGTCACCTTGCACTACGGATCTGGAGATAGTATATACATCTATGTTATTCTATTTCCTCGAGGGTTTTGCACATTAGTGCTTCATTTGTTATTCTTAGCATGTTGGCTCAGCCGGCACATTCTTTGTGTTACCGCACATGATCTCAACAATGGgattttgtttttcttttgatAATGTTATGAATTAATACCTCTCACTATGGTATTGTCATGGTAGCAATGCGCTAATGGATTGACCATTAGTAGACTATTGTTATCAATGTGACATCAATGGCGATTACAATGCTATCATGTATCTATGCTAATATGTCATCTGTGCTAATATTTCATGGTAGAAAACTTCATTAATGTTGGTCATTTTTTATCTGTACTATATGTTTTCCATTAAGTTATAATTTTTCCATAAAATTAAAGTTTTCCACCATGAATGGTTTATAGTATACTTATTGAGGTAATACCATTACAGGTTAGCTGGGATGGAGGATATATACAAAGCAATCTTACCTACCATGTTGATCGACTGTATTCACTGTAATGATTTACTGTTACATTGTGTATCATATTACAATAGCTTGTATGcctaatgtgtgtatatatgtcacTTGTTTTATAGCTCGTGTGTGTTCATTACCTGTATTTGTTGTGGTTCATTTAAATGTTGGAAAAACTATGTCTTGGCAACATTTGATGATGTGGTCTTTATCtcattgtttgtgtactttataATCTTTGTAGCATTAGAGCCTGGTAGTGTATGTATAAGATGGATTGATGGTCCCTATCATATACAAGTTATCATTCCTATAGAAGAGTTAATACTAAAAGTTGGGTAGAGATTATCCAGCTTCTttgcctgtacaaaatcactgaaTCAAGTTTTGATTAGTACTTCAACTGATTATCATACAAAGCTTTTGTCAAATTTGTGGCAAAAATAAAATACACGcatatcaattttcaatacattttgtatGGAAAGCACAGCTTTTTAATGCATAACTGTTCATAATTCCTAGTTTTCTGTTTAACATGGATGGAATTATCATCTTACCTTCAGCTTTCTTTTCTTCAATACGCTTTCATCACAATTCCACTGGGAAGTGCTTGCTTTAATATGCCAAAGTCTGGTGATTGGGAGTAACGTTTCATATCGACAGTTACACACAACTCAATTATTGTGTCAATTCCAAGTCACACATGGGAAAATAGCCTAGGATTATTTAGAGCATTCTATGAGCTGCAAGTTGGTGTGGAATTTAATCCTGTTGTGCCAAATTTGCCATGTCAAGCATTTCGTCCATACATTTCAATGTATATGAGAAATACCAACTTCCCAAAGTGCTGCCTTTTCGGCATGCTAGTGAGTTTTAGCAGTCTGAGATGTTGGAAGACAAATTCTAATAGTACTCATGGTCAAAACTCTATATGCCAAATATGGCTTTGTTTGACAAAATGTGTACTATAGTTTTGGTATCTATAGAACTGTTAAATGGCTCTTATTTGTGTCAATAATGTTATAGAGGTGTTTCTTGACACAGGCACTGACcctggcagttagacactcctTTACTTATTAGTTTCATGCCCAGACCCTGTTTTTCCTTTTGTGTGGGGATggagaaaagggtctggtagaTCTCCAATAGTATTTTTGTATAGCAACTTCGGAAATTGTGATAATGATATGTCATATAGCAAAGGCACTGCCTTTATACCAGATCAACACACAATTATATGATCTAATATCAaaataaagtagctatatatctaGTTCACTATATAATTGACATTTTACAGCAAATTAGCTATAGTGTCAACACTGCATGCATGGAGAGTATTTTGATTACTAAATCTTTTAGCCATGCAGCCTGTAGCTACTCGGTAGATAATGGTAGCTATGGTCACATGGCAAGAGTTAATATATTTTCCACAATGATTCATACATGCATGGTAAGACCACCATCACATTGCACACACATGATCCATGCAGCTAGCTTGAACTTTAATCACTCTAATGAAAAGAACAATAGTATACATGTTCAGTTGCTAATAATAGAGGACAGGATTTTATTCAGTTTTGGTAGCATGTTAAATTGCATCACAATTAAAGTCAGTGACTGCATTCCTTTGATCTGCTTCAAATTGTACTCAGGCTGGCAACGTGTTGTTTCCAGCAGTAAGCCGGCTTTTGCAAGTGTCACTGtaaaaaagatttttttttgttataatgAAGAACTTGttatgctgctgctgctgcaaaaaaaaatgagCAAACACATCATTTCGGTTGATTCAGATAAATATTATAATGATAATGCCAGTTGGGGAATCCCACCAATGTTCATCTAgtaaaagatttttttaaatttattatctaattcatccaaataggaaggggtggcaccaaaaggctaggcctgCACAAGATGTTAACATGCAGATCAGCATGCATTTACTGGTAAATTATTCCAATTATTAATTACTCTGTTCAAAATGAGTACAATGCTAAATTGACTCGATCCATCTGGCATGTCTCACCAGTTACATTGTGTTCTCCTAACCATACCTCAGTGCTCTGGCCTTATGTAGTTGCATGTGACAGAGGACTTGTTTATCACTAATGCTGATTGGGTAGCCAACTTTTACATTCAGTATACTTCAAGGACTTTAAATTTCAGACTGGCGAAGACTATGTGTAGTACTCATGTATAGTACAAAACAGTAGTAGCTATATTCTTAGATCATGACCCTGATGACCACCAAGCGCAGATAAAAAACAAAAGAATCACGTGATGCTCTAATAGGCGTTGTTTAGAAAGCAGCAGCATTCAGATGTCATTGATATTAACGCCTTGCAGTGTTAATGAGAGTCCTGATAGTGTGTTCGACAAATGGTCAAGATCTCTGGAGCACTTGAATGCAGAACAGATACACATTTTGTATGGTAGGCTGCGCAGTGAAGGGATGAACCTCGCCCAAGTGCGAGACGTGGTGCAGATAATATGCGGGTCAGACACGTGCAATCGTGATGAATTTACTCTAGTATTGAAAGAGCTGGATAGACGCTATGCACTACTAGCAGATATCCATTGGGAGTTCAACTTGTTAGCACAACACTACAGGGGCTCTATCACTGAGCAAGATGCCCAGTTTCTATTTAAAGGCGTCTATGATGGGTACAATTGGCAATGTATTTGGGACCAGTTTATCGGCTCAAGAGAGCAGACGGGAACCCGTATCACTTGGGATGAGATAGAGCTACCGCTATGTGCCCAGCCATTGCAGCTGGGAGTTGGAAACAGTGACACCGAGGAAGGTATGATAATTCATTCGTTCTACGTCAACATTGGTGTGGCTGTTAATCTGGGAGGGCTAGGTTTGTAACCAAGTGTATAGACATTTTTTTTAGCTTTTGGGACCATTCACAAGTATTtttgataccattttaaaaatgtttatcGTGTGATCTTGCAAACTTTATGATGTTTATCGTGTGATCTTGCGAAGGTCACATGCTGTCAATGGTTCCATCACTAGCCTTTAGGAGTGAAACGTGTACCCAACCATATGCATGCTAAATACAAGTCGAAGCAAAGGGTACAGATAAGAAGGGCTGCCCATCCATGGAGTATTAACAATTATGCTCAAAAGAATGATTGCAATTTACCTGCAGGCTTGCCAACAAGGATCCATCTCTCTCTCTTAAGGCTCCGTGCAGGTAGTCTTGTCActcagacccttcctcaagtgTGCTTATCGATATTAGATTAGTGTAATAGTGGAAAGGTAGCCAGTTTATGCTTGTTGCCCATTCATTTATGAGCATGTCATACAATTAAAAGTGAGTGTTTGTTCagatttttagggatctattaGATAGCTTTAGATTGCTGCAGTATGTGCTGCAGGAGAGCTTGTTGGTGGGGCGAGAACTTGCACATAATCGCTTTGATGGCTTTTTAAATAGTTGAAGGAAAATGCTAGCTGAGGAGGGATGAGTAATGTTCTCGCCAATTAACAAGCCTTTCCTGCAGCAGCTAAACAGTGCTCAGAAGCCATATAGCAGAATTTCCCAAACCATAACAACTCTATACTGCCGAATGGAGAGGTTTTACTTTACTGTGGTGTGGTATCACTTTGAATTATAGCATGTGTTTTGCAATAGAGAGGGACCAAGAAACAATGGAAGCCAGGAAAGAGCAAGGGGAGAAGCAGAGACTACAACATCATCAGGAGGATGAGGTAAAGAAAAAGAGACACCAAAAACAGGTGATAGAAATGGAAAAAATGAAAGAGCATTTAACAGGTTAGTATACCATATAGGTGTAAGTTAGCTATGGATCACAGAAGAAATTTATCTATACCATACAGCGGGTTATTGTTACAAGATCCAAATTTTGTGAAGCTCTTAAAATAGCCTCCAGCATAAATTTCTGTGATTGTGAAATCTACGAGAAAGGTACAAATACCTACGAATACAGAAAAAAGACTGCTCACTTGAAATATAAGAAATTCAGCCTGCCAGCAGAAATTTAAAGCTTTGATTCataaattttgcaaaaatttgTACCTCACACACAACCTGCTGTATAGTAGCACTTTTAGTACATATTTTGATTTGTTGATTTAGTTTACAAATTTAATCTCAAGCCAGTTGGCAATGCTATTCTTCTCTGCACAGAAAGAACAGCATTGCTGACTGGCTGAAACGGTGTTCgtaattgttttgtttgtgtCTGTATAGCTGTACGTGTGTGTAGTTGTAACTTGATGTGTCAAGAGTTCATGAtgtttgtatgggggagagtgtctgactgccagtatggcctgtacaaacacactgctgcaagttcacttttgatcatatgtacacCTCTAGCCTGATTCTACTGATGACAAACAACTGTTGATTGGCattgataaggtcaagcctttcttctaagagaagcctgaggtgttacctgcagcagtgtgtttgctgaatgtactccaggtagacactctccccatacaaatattgttTTAAGTGTCACACAAGTGTCACCAATCACACTAcgtatttgcaaaaaaaatggaATAATATTCAAGAATAACATTTTCACTGTTAAACCCCAGGGAGATGATTTAGATAAAAAGATTACCTAAGTCACCTATCACAATAAGATTTTTAGAAAATTGAGTAAATCTTTGTAATCTGTTAAAAATCAACCACAGTCGGATGAGAAAGGTGTCAAACTAGTTGGGGTAGTGTTCTTGTACTGGTTTTCTTTGTTCTTGCTACAGTGTTCCTGAAGTGTTTCCACTCATGCATAGGTGTTAAAACGTGTACAGGACAAATAATATGGTGACTGGTGCAACAACCCGAGGTAATGGTGCAAATTATTCCACAGCAACCGTTTCCTCGGCTGGTATTTAAGGCCAGATGCCATATTTGCCCTGTATACTCGATAACACTGACACATGCATGGAAACGCTTCAGGAACGCTGTTACAAGAACAAAGAAAACCGGTGTAACAAACACTTATGTCAACAAATATGTAACACCTCTGATGTCACAGCATTATCGAGATAAAATGGTCTGACTGATCAGGATATAGGTTTTACCATTATTGCACAGCACCTTTTAAAAAGGGAAAAAATTTTCCCCTTAGGTACATTTTGTGAATTGCATTATTTGAAAGACATTTATTATTCAGTTCAGCCTCATGTTTTCAACAGAAACAACAGAACATCATGAGGAAAGCTTTATGACCTTATGAAAATGTACAAGTTGGTTTTATCTAAATGGCTAGAAATATTGCTATTTTGTAGCATCTAAATCCACTAAtccacatgtacagtagtaacAGGCTTAATTATTAACAGTGGTTTACATACTAAATCCTTCGCTCATccataaaaaaatattttcataaaaAATTTAGCTTAGACACACCCACGCTTGTGAGTTACAACACATTCAAACTcaactatttatttatttatttatttttttattaatactttacagcacaagtgctgaaggtctgtaggacacctggtcctacagcctgctcaaaaactttagctacttaaggtgtgtttcaaaagttggagaaaggagaaaaaatccatgactggacctaggtagcctcgaacctgcagccatccaatttacgctcgaacgcttacaggagtctaccaggtggtcaggatgttttctccttgttattttcatgtaattatatccataggaattctagagagtaactcattatctctaagcaccccaagtagaaccaaatggacactagtttatttattaactaTGGATCCCTTCTGTTTCCCATTGAGAGAGGAATTGCTCGTCTTAATGATATtgtttaccatatatggtattgtgTCATGCCCACTACCTATCTTTCTTGTTGTTTCGGGTTCTTATCATGTGTGACTTCTCCACAACTAGTTGGTTGGTATATTTTAGTAAATCACTGATATTGCCTAATCAAATGCTCACAATACAATTATTGTAACCTTCACAACAATATTGCATTTTGCAATAATCATTGCATTTATTGTCTATTTTGTGTCTATTCTGGGCCTAATATATTTTGAACAAGTTTGTGCATACCGTAgccacaccttcaatagtagtcACACTTTGAGTGATGCCACTTGACATCGGTAACCATGTCAAGTGGTTAACTTGTTAAGCACATTTCACTTGGCACCTGAAATCAAATTTCAATGTATGTAATAAGAGTCCGCCATAAGACACAGTATGATATTATAAGTGTACCTTTTAATGAGGATGCTTGATAATGAAGTTATCCTGCATAATCTGatagtatcccttagcatgctAGACACTAGATAATCAGGACACATTTGGTCAGCCCCACGGTGTCCATCATACACAGGTTTAGTTGTTGTGTTCTTTATGTTTATAGCCACCCATCAAGCAGTGAGGAGTAAGATAGGAGAAGATGTAGCAGAGCAGCTCCAGCGACAACTACTGCTGGACCATCAGAAGAATGAAGTGGGAAAATTGAAACAAGATGAGTTGCTAAGGCAACGGGGGCTGGCCAAGGGTAAGTCTGCAAGTGTGTATAGTGGTTTAGGGCCTGTTGAGTCTTGCCCAGTAAAGTTTGTTGTGTCTGCACATGTACATACTCCTAACACCTGTTCAGCATGCATAGCCCCTTGTACCTGACCAGGGAACATCCAGTAACCTATTTAGCAGACTGTTTAGGCAAGGTGAGTGAATCTCCAGGAGGGGTGGTAGACTTGTAGGACAATAGTAGCATGGTCTAACAAATAAAATGCTTGAGTGTATTGTGGTACAATTGGTGATTTACCAGACCAATGCAAGAAAATCTCTTCACTGGTCTCCACCACACATACAGCCACTGCCAATTTGCCACACCACCAACAGTTGGCATGTTACCAGGTCCATCGTGAGTAGGTTGATAGCATGGGCTAAACACAttaacacacatgcatacaatcaAGAGTCCCCctcaaatattatgaactcttgatacaatacacacatacaacacacaaaaagCATAGAAAATTGGTCCACAGAGTGTACTGTGTTTGCACTTTGTACTTCTGCCCAACTTGACAAGGAGACGGTGCAATGAATCAATTTAATGACCAACTACATTGTTCGACTGATAAACAACACTAGTGTAGCAGTCGTGAGAGAATCATACAAGGAATTTACCACACAACCATCTGGAGCTGGTTTGTATGAGCGTGAAGTCATTTAGCTGCATAATGTTAAATTGATATATTCAAGACTGCCTTTGATGTCAAACAGAGCACTCGTCACCAAGCTTAATTCTGATATTTGAAACTCCTGTTGGACAAGAACAGCTCATTATCATTGCGTGCTAGGAGAAAGCTTGCAAAGGGTTCTGTAGTCATCATGCATTTACCACTGTTTAGTTACTGAGGTGCTCAGGTTTAGAATAAGAACACAAGAGACTTAATCCTAACATACTGTTAATGCTGAAATCTTTTTAGCGATGTATACTTCTATTACCTTATTTCTACAATAAAGATTTTGGGCTCTGAGTCTGATAATTTTTATTCACAGGTAAACACACCTCTGCTTGCCTTCACTCTCCACTACTTATttctggtaaagttgataataagaCCAAAACCACTTTGCAGCAAATATGGTCAACATTCACTAGTTCATAGTTCACTAATTTAGTTACCATGACATTGTTGCAACAGTGGATAGCAATTTAATTAAccacaaaaataatatttagTGCAGGGTATTATAGTCTTGGCATGCTAAGAGTCAGTGGTCATGTACATTGGAAGATTGTCACTATAAATGCAACTGTATACAAATACCAGTAAACCTCTTTATAGATCTGTGCATTTGTGTTATAAACAGATTACAAATTTTCACTCCATTACCGGCCACTTCATTGCTACGGACATTCAAGTTTGTTGTAGAAAAATACTTTTGGGACCAGCCTTTGCTAATAGTGTCAAGGATACCAGTTACATGGTGTTGACTTTGACAAGTCCCATGCAGTTAAAGCCTTGAGTAGTCTTTTTCTGAAAGCCAGCTGTGCTTGTGTAAAATGTtaactattatttttataacaGCTTAGTTTTGTAACACATCATTTGGTGTTTGGTATTCCTGCAATGTCGGCTTCACTTAGCATGTGCTGCTAATGGTAATAATTAGCCTGTGGGCATTTGAGAACAAGTGTGACCATCTGCTGATAGTATAGCTTGTGTGGCTTCTGTGCCTCTGTATGGCTTCTTTTAAATGTCTATTTGATGCCAtaaaagtgtgtatgtgtgattagTGTGTTATGCAAAGGACTGTAATGTAACtatgcaattaacattaattatGCCATTACAACCCAGTCTGGATGTTAAGTTCTTGTTGATGTACTATATCACTGCATTGTTAGATTATTGGCATACTAATCTTCCATGATGTTTCCTCAGAAGTGATTCGTACCATTATAAAATGTAAGTAGCATATGATAAATTGTTAGTTGACCTGTTGAACTGAAAAAGCTGTGACTCTTAGGGGATAAGAGAGTGAGCTGTTTAGTATGATGTAATATGTGCAGAATCCTTGCTGTTTGCCTCCAACTGTGCATTAGTGCCTTGTGGACTTTGTGTGTACCTTATAAAACTGGTCACTAGTACAGTATAACAGTACTTAGTTAGTGTTATATAATTGTACACTGACTGAAACCTGGAGCTTATGAAGCTGAAGCTGATTATGTTTGAAGGTGTCATTGGTGCAGCAAGCAATTTCAGACCATTGATGTCAGAGATTTATCTATCAACATGCTCTATTTTCTATACTCTTATCCATCAAAAAATAGTTTTGCTTAATTTGTTTGTTAAGTCCGTGTGTACATCAGTACATCAAATTCAGCACGCGAAGTGCCTATTTACTTTACTGTTTGGTTTGTTTGTTACTGCAGCATGTACATCAGCAATGGGATATATTGTGGGACAATTGTGGGCACTGACGTCACCATAATGTGTTCATTAGCTTGTGAAATAGTGTGAACAtactagtatacagtgacaCCACTTAACTGACTAGGGTAATATTTGTTAATGAATTGCATCATTTTAATAGCATGATGGCATGTGTTCCTTCTATTAGTCATGATCTAATGGTGTTATTAAAGCTATAGCAATGGACCATGAACAGAGGTGGCTGAGAGAAGACCAGAAGCTGGCAGAGGAGCGATTGAAGGAGGCAGAACGGCTGGAAGAGCAAGCAACCATTGCAGCAGCCAAGGCAGAGAAGATGGCAAAAGAGGCAAAGAGCAAAGCGGAGAAAGAAGCTGCTGAAAAAGCAAAAAAGCAAGCTCTGATGCTTGCAAGAAAAGAAAAAGAGAATCGTTTACGACAAAGACTGGATACAGCGATCAAGTCACGTGATGTGACCAAGTTAGAGCCTGCCATTGCAGAAGTCAAAAAAGAGAAAGTACCAGATTGTGTTGAACAGTTATCAGTTGCTCAGAGGTTGCTTGCTCAGCTGAAGGCAAAGTCTAACCTCAACAATGCACTGGTTGCCAGGCAGCTACAGAGACTGGAGAAAGCAATGAAGGAGGTCAAAGATGGGAAATTTGAGGAAGGTCTCAAGCAGGAGATGCTACAAGCTAATGGACTACTTGAGAAGCTGAGGAGACTTGAAGACATGAAGAGGGAAGTAAGTAACCAGAGTGAAATATTGCTTTGTACAGCTTGTAATATGTTTGGTGCAGCACAAACACATAGTAAGACTTCTAATGAGTAATGATCTATACAAGTAGTGTAACTTTTGGGTACACTGTGCTGGAAACCTTTCACAGTTGTTTACCAATCCAGAAAAATCATTTTTCTAACCTTATAAGGTAATAAACGTGTTGTAGTAACAGTATACACTGAGAAGACAGGTGGCTTAGGAAAGTGGTACAGATCAGACACCTGATGTGATTACCTGATCACTGGAGTGTTAGTTTATGCTGTGAAGCTCCAGTACACATCAGTGTGAATGTTCCTCCCTTACATCTGCCAGATAGTGATCATACCCCGGCTAGTTTGTGTAGATGCAAGCTTTGTGCATTGtgatatgtgtgttgtgtgtgcgtacgtgcttGCGCGCGCGCGCTTGCTTGCACGTGGCAGCATAGTCAGTTGGTTAGAGCACCGACCTGGTGATCGAAAGGTTTCAAGTTTGATGCCTGGTTATgtccagttgctgttgttgtttcttTAAACAAGAAACTATACTCACATTGGTGtgattgctccagtctacccagctgtataatggggacttggtggcctggtgtcaactggggaagcagcccacccattgctccagtctacccagctgtaatatcaatgggtaccttggggaagcaaatgccttgTCTCACTTAGCAATGTTGGCCTCTCCATGATACCTGGACAGTCcacctgtgggttactagtcctgccccagaaGAAGTGGTCCTAGTGCTGGTTTACTGGGCAGCAATAGTTATGTTTCGTATGACTTTGCTTAcatgcacacgtacacacatgtTTGCGAGGACGCATGCACACACTTACTTGTTTGCACATCATTACTTAAAGCACACACTGTAACATACCCTGTAGGACTTTAAATTGTAGTCATGAGCAAAATCTGTGTAGGCAGttgagtgttttattagagtatttcaatacaCCAAGTGTAGCATGCTGTAATGTCTTCATTGGAGTTTTCCTCTGTTATTAG from the Dysidea avara chromosome 13, odDysAvar1.4, whole genome shotgun sequence genome contains:
- the LOC136243115 gene encoding trichohyalin-like isoform X1 — encoded protein: MSLILTPCSVNESPDSVFDKWSRSLEHLNAEQIHILYGRLRSEGMNLAQVRDVVQIICGSDTCNRDEFTLVLKELDRRYALLADIHWEFNLLAQHYRGSITEQDAQFLFKGVYDGYNWQCIWDQFIGSREQTGTRITWDEIELPLCAQPLQLGVGNSDTEEERDQETMEARKEQGEKQRLQHHQEDEVKKKRHQKQVIEMEKMKEHLTATHQAVRSKIGEDVAEQLQRQLLLDHQKNEVGKLKQDELLRQRGLAKAIAMDHEQRWLREDQKLAEERLKEAERLEEQATIAAAKAEKMAKEAKSKAEKEAAEKAKKQALMLARKEKENRLRQRLDTAIKSRDVTKLEPAIAEVKKEKVPDCVEQLSVAQRLLAQLKAKSNLNNALVARQLQRLEKAMKEVKDGKFEEGLKQEMLQANGLLEKLRRLEDMKREVINLNQQMVAEIKSYKQPPLVVHQVMTATFLLLGNSEAQMHSWPATQVLIGKTGKEGLKRRVSACDVANIPVKVARRAKQLLDSHDIDSVREASQGCATFYAWAMCMVDERMSRPN
- the LOC136243115 gene encoding tropomyosin-like isoform X2; translated protein: MEARKEQGEKQRLQHHQEDEVKKKRHQKQVIEMEKMKEHLTATHQAVRSKIGEDVAEQLQRQLLLDHQKNEVGKLKQDELLRQRGLAKAIAMDHEQRWLREDQKLAEERLKEAERLEEQATIAAAKAEKMAKEAKSKAEKEAAEKAKKQALMLARKEKENRLRQRLDTAIKSRDVTKLEPAIAEVKKEKVPDCVEQLSVAQRLLAQLKAKSNLNNALVARQLQRLEKAMKEVKDGKFEEGLKQEMLQANGLLEKLRRLEDMKREVINLNQQMVAEIKSYKQPPLVVHQVMTATFLLLGNSEAQMHSWPATQVLIGKTGKEGLKRRVSACDVANIPVKVARRAKQLLDSHDIDSVREASQGCATFYAWAMCMVDERMSRPN